A region from the Gemmatimonadota bacterium genome encodes:
- a CDS encoding sulfatase produces the protein MPPRVRQAGALVLMMIALGVATGCVEALILWTKQAAFGQVIFVSRHALWMTPSLYALIFGALGVLLGALALVFPTWVTAPFAVFVGVSFGVGCLFLPVGAIHRIAAAILSAGIGVQMARYTRERPARARRLLGGALVTLVALSAAAGAVGEVLRRTDSSGFAGPVSGMRTGMPNVLLVVWDTVRSASLSLYGHARPTSPVLERLARESVVFDRAFSASPWTLPGHSTLFTGRWPHELSSSWYSRLDDAEPTMAEVFRTAGYTTGGFVANHHYTSYDSGLGRGFDVYQDYRVSREQFLLSSAFTQTRSGGRMVRARSLSELWSALREFNWYVDVKRGSDRKHSDDINDEFLTWVDGLGSQPFFGFLNYFDAHAGYWSPPEFKRFGQGAEAAYEAAIAYQDDRLGTLLEELERRGVLENTLVIFTSDHGELFGEHGLNGHAHNLYLPVLHVPLLIRYPGGVPAGVRVGAEVSLRDVPATVLDLAGIDAGGVFPGNSLTRYWSGTPQEAASLLAEVQVGRNNPPTDPISRGPVRSVLQDGWQYILNGDGVEELYDYAGRPGDETNLVELPEHQARRSAMRAWLEHVVPESATTGATSH, from the coding sequence GTGCCCCCGCGTGTCCGACAGGCCGGTGCCCTGGTCCTCATGATGATCGCCCTGGGCGTCGCCACGGGCTGCGTCGAGGCGTTGATCCTGTGGACCAAGCAAGCGGCCTTCGGCCAGGTCATCTTCGTCAGTCGCCACGCGCTCTGGATGACGCCGTCGCTGTATGCCCTGATCTTCGGTGCGCTCGGTGTCCTGCTGGGCGCGCTCGCGCTGGTGTTCCCCACGTGGGTGACGGCTCCCTTCGCGGTCTTCGTCGGCGTGTCGTTCGGAGTTGGGTGCCTCTTTCTTCCAGTGGGGGCCATCCACCGCATCGCTGCCGCCATCTTGTCCGCTGGAATCGGCGTCCAGATGGCGCGCTACACACGTGAGCGCCCTGCACGGGCGCGCCGATTGCTCGGGGGCGCTCTGGTGACCCTGGTGGCGCTGTCGGCTGCGGCGGGTGCCGTGGGCGAAGTCCTGCGGCGCACCGACTCGAGCGGATTCGCAGGCCCCGTCAGCGGCATGCGCACCGGAATGCCCAACGTTCTGCTGGTGGTCTGGGACACCGTGCGGTCGGCGAGTTTGAGCCTCTACGGACACGCGCGTCCGACTTCACCGGTGCTCGAGCGCCTGGCACGAGAGAGCGTCGTCTTCGATCGCGCGTTCTCGGCGTCTCCCTGGACCCTCCCCGGTCACTCCACGCTGTTCACCGGCCGTTGGCCGCACGAGCTGTCGTCGAGCTGGTACTCGCGCCTGGACGATGCGGAACCCACCATGGCCGAGGTGTTCCGCACCGCCGGATACACCACCGGGGGCTTTGTGGCGAACCACCACTACACGAGCTACGACTCGGGTCTGGGCCGGGGCTTCGACGTCTACCAGGACTATCGCGTCAGCCGTGAGCAGTTCCTGCTTTCTTCGGCGTTCACGCAGACGCGGAGCGGGGGGCGGATGGTGCGTGCCCGCTCTCTTTCAGAGCTCTGGTCGGCGCTGCGGGAGTTCAACTGGTACGTGGACGTCAAACGCGGCAGCGACCGCAAGCACTCTGATGACATCAACGACGAGTTCCTGACGTGGGTCGACGGTCTGGGCAGCCAACCGTTCTTCGGATTCCTGAACTACTTCGACGCCCACGCCGGCTACTGGTCGCCTCCGGAGTTCAAGCGTTTCGGCCAGGGGGCGGAGGCGGCGTATGAAGCCGCGATCGCCTATCAGGACGATCGCCTGGGGACGCTGCTGGAGGAGTTGGAGCGCCGGGGTGTGCTCGAGAACACGCTGGTGATCTTCACCTCCGACCACGGGGAGTTGTTCGGTGAGCACGGCCTCAATGGCCATGCGCACAACCTCTACCTTCCCGTGCTGCACGTGCCCCTGCTGATCCGCTACCCCGGGGGCGTGCCTGCGGGCGTGCGCGTGGGCGCCGAGGTCAGCTTGCGGGACGTGCCCGCCACGGTCCTGGACCTCGCGGGTATCGATGCGGGCGGCGTTTTTCCGGGCAACTCGCTCACCCGGTATTGGTCCGGCACGCCACAGGAGGCGGCTTCGCTGCTGGCCGAGGTGCAAGTGGGGCGGAACAACCCTCCCACGGATCCGATCAGCCGCGGCCCCGTTCGCTCCGTGTTGCAGGACGGATGGCAGTACATTCTGAACGGCGACGGCGTCGAGGAACTGTACGATTACGCTGGGCGCCCGGGAGACGAGACCAACCTGGTGGAGTTGCCCGAACACCAGGCGCGGCGCTCCGCCATGCGCGCGTGGCTGGAGCACGTCGTGCCGGAGTCAGCAACCACCGGCGCCACCTCACACTAG
- a CDS encoding amidohydrolase family protein: MTDRRWVVATLLLLGCGGGDAPPPPADATMRAPSPAADAPVRALTHARLWTGTDAPLAEDGTVLIQGGRVAAAGPSSTVRVPADAEVTDLGGLWVVPGFINSHGHVGDVLGLEGGHYTEENLLRQLRLYAWYGVTTVVSLGGDAEEGVALRNGQDTPELDRSRLFVAGPVVEAETPDAAREVVAQLDHMDVDWVKIRVDDNLGTTRKMEPDVYTAVIDEAHARGLKVAAHIFYLEDARALLQAGADFIAHSVRDRTVDARFIEALSLSGACYSPTLMREVSTFIYESTPEFFADSFFLAQADTAVLRRLSDPARQAEVRANPAAQRYKQALETARLNLVVIAGAGLPVALGTDTGPAGRFQGYFEHREMELMSAAGMSPAAVLLAATRTAARCMGLPEVGTLEPGKWADLVVLEADPFQDIANTRRIHSVWIAGHRVR; this comes from the coding sequence ATGACCGATCGACGCTGGGTGGTTGCGACACTGCTCCTCCTGGGCTGCGGCGGAGGCGACGCGCCGCCGCCACCGGCGGATGCGACGATGAGGGCGCCGTCGCCCGCTGCGGACGCCCCCGTGCGGGCGCTGACCCATGCTCGACTCTGGACGGGGACGGACGCTCCGCTGGCGGAAGACGGAACGGTGCTGATCCAGGGCGGTCGAGTGGCGGCTGCGGGACCGTCGTCCACGGTTCGGGTCCCTGCCGACGCGGAAGTGACGGACCTGGGCGGATTGTGGGTCGTCCCCGGCTTCATCAACAGCCACGGGCATGTGGGCGACGTGCTCGGGCTGGAAGGGGGCCACTACACCGAGGAGAACCTGCTCCGCCAGCTCCGGCTCTACGCCTGGTACGGCGTGACGACGGTGGTCAGCCTGGGTGGAGACGCTGAGGAGGGAGTTGCACTACGCAACGGGCAGGATACGCCGGAGCTCGACCGTTCGCGTCTGTTCGTGGCGGGTCCGGTGGTGGAGGCGGAGACGCCCGATGCGGCACGGGAGGTCGTGGCCCAACTCGACCACATGGACGTCGACTGGGTCAAGATCCGGGTGGACGACAACCTGGGCACGACCCGGAAGATGGAGCCCGACGTCTATACGGCCGTCATCGACGAGGCCCACGCGCGGGGACTGAAGGTGGCCGCCCACATCTTCTATCTGGAGGACGCCCGGGCGCTGCTCCAGGCCGGCGCGGACTTCATCGCGCATTCCGTTCGCGATCGAACGGTCGACGCCCGTTTCATCGAGGCGCTCTCGCTGAGCGGCGCCTGCTACTCGCCCACGCTGATGCGCGAGGTGTCCACGTTCATCTACGAGTCCACTCCGGAATTCTTCGCTGACTCGTTCTTCCTGGCCCAGGCCGACACTGCCGTGCTGCGGCGTTTGTCCGACCCCGCGCGTCAGGCCGAGGTGCGCGCCAATCCCGCCGCGCAGCGCTACAAGCAGGCCCTGGAGACCGCGCGCCTGAATCTGGTGGTGATCGCAGGGGCCGGACTCCCCGTCGCGCTGGGCACCGACACCGGACCGGCGGGGCGCTTCCAGGGCTATTTCGAGCACCGGGAGATGGAGCTCATGAGCGCCGCGGGCATGAGTCCCGCGGCCGTCCTGCTGGCGGCGACCCGCACCGCGGCCCGCTGCATGGGGCTGCCGGAGGTGGGCACGCTGGAGCCCGGCAAGTGGGCTGACCTGGTGGTCCTGGAGGCCGACCCGTTCCAGGACATCGCCAACACCCGGCGCATCCATTCCGTGTGGATCGCCGGTCACCGGGTGCGCTGA
- a CDS encoding PDZ domain-containing protein: MHLASRSTHLFLLACALLTPPLTAQAPVRYEVAFPNAVHHEARITATFADVPSGTLELRMARTSPGRYALHEFAKNVYDVEITDGSGHALEVARPDLHQWNVSGHQGTVRVAYTLFGDRGDGTYAQIDPTGAMLNAPATYMWARQMTDRPVEVRFAPPAGAEWDVATQLEPTSDPHLFRAPDHAYLMDSPTSLGDIAWREWTVESGGRTQTLRFALRHQGTDAAFDDYLRMVQAVVREETAVYGELPAFDYGTYTFLAAYLPWISGDGMEHRNSTVVNRVAHLPEDAVGVLGTVAHEFFHAWNVERIRPVTLEPFDFEAANVSNELWLAEGFTSYYDDLAMTRAGVLDAAAFGQRIAGMVNGVVNSPGFHHRSAVEMSRNAPFVDAAVSIDPQNTANIFISYYTWGSALGLALDLTLRSRFNRTLDDFMRLLWTRHGKPFRPYRVEDAESALAEVSGDATFAADFFRRYVTGTEVPDFEALLASGGYRLAPSQPDRATLRLSFESTRDGATVLSRPLEGSAVYAVGIESGDVVTRFDGQSIRDAGDIARILAGKRPGDSVTIEWQSRGRMQSATLRLEADPALSATPLPGSQPLRDAWLRPRGS, from the coding sequence ATGCACCTCGCCTCTCGCTCGACGCACCTGTTTCTGCTCGCGTGCGCGCTGCTGACGCCCCCGCTCACGGCCCAAGCCCCCGTCCGCTACGAGGTCGCCTTTCCCAACGCCGTCCACCACGAGGCGCGCATCACCGCCACCTTCGCGGACGTGCCGTCCGGTACCCTGGAGCTGCGCATGGCCCGCACCTCCCCGGGGCGCTACGCGCTACACGAGTTCGCCAAGAACGTCTACGATGTGGAGATCACGGACGGGTCCGGCCACGCGCTCGAGGTTGCGCGACCCGATCTGCACCAGTGGAACGTGAGCGGCCACCAGGGCACCGTGCGGGTGGCCTACACACTGTTCGGCGATCGCGGGGACGGCACGTACGCGCAGATCGATCCCACGGGCGCCATGCTGAATGCGCCGGCCACCTACATGTGGGCGCGACAGATGACGGACCGACCGGTGGAGGTGCGGTTCGCGCCCCCCGCGGGCGCCGAATGGGACGTCGCTACGCAGCTCGAGCCGACGTCCGATCCGCACCTGTTCCGCGCTCCGGACCACGCCTACCTGATGGACTCGCCCACTTCGCTGGGAGACATCGCCTGGCGGGAGTGGACCGTCGAGAGCGGGGGACGCACCCAAACTCTCCGCTTCGCCCTCCGGCATCAGGGGACCGACGCGGCCTTCGACGACTACCTACGCATGGTGCAGGCGGTGGTGCGCGAGGAGACGGCGGTCTACGGGGAGCTGCCCGCCTTCGATTACGGCACCTACACCTTCCTGGCAGCCTACCTCCCGTGGATCTCAGGAGACGGGATGGAGCATCGGAACTCCACCGTCGTGAATCGCGTGGCCCACCTGCCCGAGGATGCCGTGGGCGTTCTGGGCACGGTCGCGCACGAGTTCTTCCATGCATGGAACGTCGAACGCATCCGTCCCGTCACGCTGGAGCCGTTCGACTTCGAGGCGGCCAACGTGTCCAACGAGCTTTGGCTGGCGGAGGGCTTCACGAGCTACTACGACGACCTGGCGATGACCCGTGCCGGCGTGCTGGATGCCGCTGCGTTCGGTCAGCGCATCGCCGGGATGGTGAACGGGGTCGTCAACAGCCCGGGCTTCCACCACCGAAGCGCAGTGGAAATGAGCCGCAATGCGCCTTTCGTGGACGCCGCCGTCTCCATCGACCCGCAGAACACCGCCAATATCTTCATCTCCTACTACACATGGGGCTCGGCCCTCGGCCTCGCGCTCGACCTGACGCTGCGTTCTCGCTTCAACCGCACGCTCGACGATTTCATGCGCCTGCTGTGGACGCGTCATGGCAAGCCGTTCCGTCCCTACCGCGTCGAGGACGCCGAGTCCGCGCTGGCAGAGGTGAGCGGTGACGCCACCTTCGCCGCGGATTTCTTCCGCCGCTACGTCACCGGCACTGAAGTCCCCGACTTCGAGGCGCTTCTGGCCTCCGGAGGCTACCGGCTGGCGCCGTCCCAGCCGGATCGGGCCACGCTGCGCCTGTCGTTCGAGAGCACGCGCGACGGAGCGACGGTGCTTTCCCGTCCCTTGGAGGGGAGCGCGGTCTACGCTGTCGGCATCGAGAGCGGAGACGTGGTGACCCGGTTCGACGGACAGTCCATCCGCGATGCCGGCGACATCGCACGCATTCTGGCCGGAAAGCGACCCGGCGACTCGGTCACGATCGAGTGGCAGTCCCGCGGTCGGATGCAGAGCGCCACGCTCCGGCTCGAGGCCGATCCCGCCCTGAGCGCAACGCCGCTGCCGGGCTCGCAGCCCCTGCGCGACGCCTGGCTGCGCCCCCGAGGCTCGTGA
- a CDS encoding amidohydrolase family protein encodes MQNTPSRRRLESRATPLGLALALIVLAACDATAPADLLIRGGQVYDGTGGNATLTDVLIGGDRILFVGDAGAAGRTARDTVDATDLLVAPGFIDMHSHAELDEPWGRDAKPFLFQGITTVVLGVDGGGDPDVAGQLRRWHDNGIGTNAVDFVGHGAVRRAVLGMEARAPDAEEMERMRALVREGMQGGAFGLSSGLFYTPGYYAETEEVIELSRVAVSEAGEPGAIYDTHDRDLGASYQGIGYDASVAEGIRIGEESGARVIFSHFNPQGAKNYGRADVGARMIEEARARGVDVQAAQHPYTATQSNLAAYAIPRWAAAGGQTEMERRFDHPDTARILDRQTMEMLEIRGGADKIMIVDPRPELNGKTVGEVAREWNQPVPATVRRILRGGSTAVMNLDLYDTENTKVLARMPWMMTCTDGRTPSPDQVITHPRPFGAFTKKLRDFVLDEDVITMPFAIRSMTGLAADFLRLPDRGYLREGMKADVVVLDPTRIFDRATYQEPQVFSEGTVHVLVNGTFAIRDGAATGALAGRPLVRGGAEWTPPEG; translated from the coding sequence ATGCAGAACACTCCTTCACGGCGCCGCCTGGAGAGCCGAGCCACGCCCCTCGGCTTGGCACTGGCCCTGATCGTCCTGGCGGCGTGTGATGCGACCGCGCCGGCCGACCTGCTCATCCGTGGCGGCCAGGTCTACGACGGCACCGGCGGGAATGCCACCCTTACCGACGTGCTCATTGGCGGGGATCGCATCCTCTTTGTCGGGGACGCCGGTGCGGCTGGGCGAACCGCGCGCGACACCGTCGACGCCACCGATCTGCTGGTGGCGCCCGGATTCATCGACATGCACTCCCACGCGGAGCTGGACGAGCCCTGGGGTCGTGACGCCAAGCCGTTCCTGTTCCAGGGCATCACCACGGTGGTGCTGGGCGTCGACGGTGGCGGTGATCCGGATGTGGCGGGTCAACTGCGACGCTGGCACGACAACGGAATCGGTACCAACGCCGTGGACTTCGTCGGTCACGGCGCCGTGCGGCGGGCGGTCTTGGGCATGGAGGCCCGTGCCCCGGATGCCGAGGAGATGGAGCGCATGCGGGCGCTCGTCCGCGAAGGCATGCAGGGCGGCGCCTTCGGTCTGTCCAGCGGGTTGTTCTACACGCCCGGCTACTACGCAGAGACGGAAGAGGTGATCGAGCTGTCGCGCGTGGCGGTCTCTGAAGCGGGCGAGCCCGGAGCCATCTACGACACGCACGACCGCGACCTGGGCGCCTCCTATCAAGGCATCGGCTACGACGCCTCGGTGGCCGAGGGCATCCGGATCGGTGAAGAGTCGGGCGCTCGGGTCATCTTCAGCCATTTCAACCCACAGGGTGCCAAGAACTACGGCCGCGCCGACGTGGGGGCGCGCATGATCGAGGAGGCCCGGGCGCGTGGCGTGGACGTCCAGGCCGCTCAACATCCCTACACGGCCACGCAGTCCAACCTGGCGGCGTATGCCATACCGCGCTGGGCCGCTGCCGGCGGCCAGACCGAGATGGAGCGGCGCTTCGACCACCCGGACACCGCGCGCATCCTGGATCGCCAGACCATGGAGATGCTGGAGATCCGTGGGGGTGCCGACAAGATCATGATCGTGGACCCCCGCCCCGAATTGAACGGGAAGACGGTGGGAGAGGTGGCGCGTGAGTGGAATCAGCCCGTACCCGCGACGGTGCGCCGGATCCTGCGGGGCGGCAGCACGGCGGTGATGAACCTCGACCTCTACGACACCGAGAACACCAAGGTCCTGGCCCGCATGCCGTGGATGATGACCTGTACGGATGGACGCACACCCAGCCCGGATCAGGTCATCACCCATCCTCGGCCTTTCGGCGCGTTCACCAAGAAGCTACGGGACTTCGTCCTGGACGAAGACGTGATCACCATGCCGTTCGCCATCCGCTCCATGACCGGGCTGGCAGCGGATTTCCTGCGCCTCCCCGACCGTGGCTACCTGCGGGAGGGCATGAAGGCCGACGTGGTGGTGCTCGACCCCACACGCATCTTCGACCGTGCCACCTACCAGGAGCCCCAGGTGTTCTCGGAGGGCACGGTGCACGTCCTGGTCAACGGCACCTTCGCCATCCGCGACGGCGCGGCCACCGGCGCGCTGGCGGGCCGCCCGCTGGTGCGGGGCGGCGCGGAGTGGACGCCGCCGGAAGGGTGA
- a CDS encoding ABC transporter permease — translation MPRIRTGILRTLRLKLRSRQATRSELDEELRFHLEARTEQLIAGGMEPEPARQEARRRLGLDSAVGAALYRSAERRDRQLQRSESLSEWTHDLRYALRGLVGRPGFTAVAVLTLALGLGGSTALFSAVYALLLRPLPFQDPDALMRVVQVRPGTAPVDAPQRESVWSYPKYEALREAQSVFTEMAVYTSAGPAMLETDHPERVRGEVVGAGYFSLLGVTMQLGRAFTPEEDEGPGSRKLVVLGDALWRSQFGGDSSTVGRSVVIDGEPLEVIGVAPPGFRGLTGRSEVFLPVMRWPASELSQPYSHIFNVVARRRGDVSSGAASAATVEAGARVAERYPGSDASEVWSARATPLDNARVAPRIRRSVWVLFGAVGFVLLVVCVNVANLLMGRWRARRADFAVRQALGASRARLSRLVLTESLLLSTLGGVAGVGVAALGTMLLRRVDPIALLRSNALGLVDFSTIHLEPLPLLFGLTLAGLTGVLFGLVPAYQAGRASVVSTLKEGGAGVSGTRSRSWGRATLVVVEVAMAVVLLAGSGLMLRSLAHLLSVDPGFDEHRPVMTADLSAAPGATPRDSLPGFYPMLAARLEGLAGVESVGFALCPPLSGGCATTVMTFEDRPDIALDQAPEVGVHRVTGGWFRTVGVPLLQGRVFGEQDGPDAPQVVLVNRTAAERFWPGESPVGKRIAIYSSGFDDGATVVGVVGDVLYDTPERGALPDVYVPLTQAPHPRPSLFVRTNPRMGDPSSLLRAELRAAAPGFAVEDVRSLEDRTADATAQARFGAVLLTGFAAVALSLALLGIYGVMSFSVLQRRHEMGVRMALGADRERVLRLVLGRGLTLTLTGLVLGALLAAVLTRALQSLLFQVAPTDPGVYAGITGVLLLTGLAASWLPAWRAARFDPVSALRG, via the coding sequence ATGCCACGCATCCGTACCGGCATCCTTCGAACGCTCCGCTTGAAGCTCCGTTCCCGTCAGGCCACGCGCTCCGAGCTCGACGAGGAGCTGCGATTCCATCTGGAGGCGCGCACCGAGCAGTTGATCGCCGGGGGGATGGAACCAGAGCCCGCCCGCCAAGAGGCACGACGTCGTCTGGGCCTCGACTCGGCGGTCGGCGCGGCCCTGTACCGTTCCGCGGAGCGGCGAGACCGGCAGTTGCAACGGAGCGAGAGCCTGAGCGAGTGGACCCACGACCTGCGGTACGCGCTGCGCGGCCTGGTCGGCCGGCCAGGCTTCACGGCGGTGGCGGTTCTCACGCTGGCCCTGGGCCTGGGAGGGAGCACAGCCTTGTTCAGCGCTGTGTACGCGCTGCTTTTGCGGCCTCTCCCCTTTCAGGATCCCGACGCCCTGATGCGGGTGGTGCAGGTCCGACCCGGGACCGCTCCGGTCGACGCTCCGCAGCGGGAGTCCGTCTGGTCGTATCCCAAGTACGAAGCACTCCGTGAAGCGCAGTCGGTGTTCACGGAGATGGCGGTCTACACGTCCGCGGGGCCGGCCATGCTGGAGACCGATCATCCCGAACGGGTGAGGGGGGAAGTGGTGGGCGCCGGCTACTTCTCGCTCCTGGGCGTGACCATGCAGCTCGGGCGCGCGTTCACGCCGGAGGAGGACGAGGGACCGGGCAGCCGCAAGCTCGTGGTGCTGGGAGACGCCCTCTGGCGGAGCCAGTTCGGCGGAGACTCGTCCACGGTCGGTCGCTCGGTGGTGATCGATGGTGAGCCGCTCGAAGTGATCGGCGTCGCGCCGCCGGGATTCCGCGGCCTCACCGGACGGTCGGAGGTGTTCCTGCCGGTCATGCGTTGGCCCGCCTCGGAGTTGAGCCAGCCCTACTCGCACATCTTCAACGTGGTGGCGCGGCGCCGGGGCGACGTCTCGTCGGGAGCGGCGTCAGCGGCGACCGTCGAGGCCGGCGCTCGGGTGGCCGAGCGCTATCCTGGATCGGACGCCTCTGAGGTCTGGTCGGCCCGGGCGACGCCGCTGGACAACGCGCGGGTGGCGCCTCGCATCCGCCGCTCCGTGTGGGTGCTGTTCGGCGCGGTCGGCTTTGTCCTGCTGGTTGTCTGCGTGAACGTCGCCAACCTCCTGATGGGCCGCTGGCGGGCCCGACGCGCCGACTTCGCGGTGCGACAGGCGTTGGGAGCGTCACGTGCGCGCCTGTCCAGGCTGGTGCTCACCGAGTCCCTCCTGTTGTCGACACTGGGAGGGGTTGCCGGCGTAGGGGTCGCCGCGCTCGGCACGATGCTGCTCCGGCGTGTCGACCCGATCGCCCTGCTGCGCTCCAACGCCCTGGGTCTGGTCGACTTCTCGACCATTCATCTGGAGCCCCTCCCGTTGCTGTTCGGCTTGACGTTGGCCGGTCTGACCGGCGTTCTCTTCGGGCTCGTCCCGGCGTACCAGGCCGGTCGCGCATCCGTCGTATCCACGCTGAAGGAGGGTGGGGCTGGCGTCTCCGGAACGCGGAGCCGCTCATGGGGCCGAGCCACGCTGGTCGTGGTTGAGGTCGCCATGGCGGTGGTGTTGCTGGCAGGCTCGGGGCTCATGCTGCGGAGCCTCGCCCACCTGCTCTCGGTTGACCCCGGATTCGACGAACATCGACCAGTCATGACCGCGGACCTGTCGGCTGCCCCAGGCGCCACGCCTCGGGACTCCCTGCCGGGCTTCTATCCGATGCTGGCCGCTCGCCTAGAAGGGCTTGCCGGTGTGGAGTCCGTGGGCTTCGCGCTCTGTCCCCCGCTGTCGGGTGGCTGCGCCACCACCGTGATGACGTTCGAGGACCGTCCCGACATCGCGCTGGACCAGGCCCCCGAAGTGGGCGTGCACCGCGTCACGGGCGGGTGGTTCCGGACGGTTGGCGTGCCGCTCTTGCAGGGCCGGGTCTTCGGCGAGCAGGACGGTCCGGACGCGCCGCAGGTCGTGCTGGTCAATCGGACCGCGGCAGAGCGCTTCTGGCCGGGGGAGAGTCCGGTGGGGAAGCGCATCGCGATCTACAGTTCCGGTTTCGACGACGGGGCCACGGTGGTCGGCGTGGTCGGCGACGTGCTCTACGACACCCCGGAGCGCGGCGCGCTACCTGACGTGTATGTGCCGCTCACGCAGGCGCCCCACCCGCGACCGTCGCTGTTCGTACGTACGAACCCGCGGATGGGCGACCCGAGTTCGCTGCTCCGTGCCGAGCTGCGTGCCGCCGCGCCCGGCTTCGCCGTGGAAGACGTCCGAAGCCTCGAGGATCGGACCGCGGATGCGACCGCGCAGGCGCGGTTCGGCGCGGTCTTGCTGACGGGTTTCGCGGCGGTGGCGCTCTCGTTGGCGCTGCTCGGGATCTACGGCGTGATGTCCTTCTCGGTGTTGCAGCGTCGGCATGAGATGGGAGTGCGCATGGCGTTGGGCGCCGATCGCGAGCGTGTGCTTCGCCTGGTGCTTGGCCGTGGACTCACTCTCACGCTGACGGGGCTGGTGCTGGGGGCGCTGCTGGCGGCCGTTCTCACGCGTGCGCTCCAGAGCCTGCTCTTCCAGGTCGCGCCCACGGATCCGGGAGTATACGCCGGCATCACCGGCGTGCTGCTCCTCACAGGCTTGGCAGCCAGCTGGCTTCCAGCGTGGAGAGCCGCACGCTTCGACCCGGTTTCGGCGTTGCGAGGCTGA
- a CDS encoding PadR family transcriptional regulator, protein MSLMKGTLDVLVLKSLSWGPLHGFEITTWLEDRSAGQLSVDESALYQALHRMEAKRWLSAEWGVTDNNRRARYYTLTRAGRSVLKAESDRITGYVRALTDVLSARTA, encoded by the coding sequence ATGAGCTTGATGAAAGGCACCCTGGACGTGCTGGTGCTGAAGTCCCTCAGCTGGGGACCTCTGCACGGGTTCGAGATCACGACGTGGCTCGAAGATCGTTCCGCCGGTCAACTCTCCGTGGACGAGTCCGCTCTCTACCAGGCGCTGCATCGGATGGAAGCCAAGAGGTGGCTCTCCGCGGAGTGGGGTGTAACGGACAACAACCGCCGGGCGCGCTACTACACTCTGACTCGCGCCGGACGGAGTGTGCTCAAGGCGGAGAGCGACCGCATCACTGGATACGTGCGCGCGCTCACGGACGTGCTTTCCGCCCGAACCGCGTAG
- a CDS encoding leucyl aminopeptidase: protein MSIDAVPAEDRARLIVRRLLAMKPGEQVALVCDPSSERVMVDALCHQILEAGAEFTVLTQPDRDTDRKNELTPTIQKGLEAADVVIGLTRSGGAPTYHHAVKKLYKAKTLRGMSMVMRTLENYTSGGALADYDALKAEGEELAALWRSGSRIRVTTPAGTDLTAIIAGEDVIVECGFATEPGLEAAFSDGEVSQMPTEGTAQGTIVVDGPVAHLGGGEPIRLRIEEGRVAAVESEGPRSDALRDIIRRVPRADNIAEIGIGLNGACRRNGDFEEEKKARGLVHIAIGDNVFYGGTVHCSVHMDMVQYAPTIRIDEHVVVDAGEVVFDRR from the coding sequence ATGTCCATCGATGCTGTGCCCGCTGAAGACCGGGCTCGTCTGATCGTACGTCGCCTTCTCGCCATGAAACCGGGCGAGCAGGTCGCCCTGGTGTGTGACCCCTCCAGCGAGCGCGTCATGGTCGACGCGCTGTGCCACCAGATTCTCGAGGCGGGCGCCGAGTTCACGGTGCTCACTCAGCCGGACCGGGACACCGATCGCAAGAACGAGCTGACGCCGACGATCCAGAAGGGCCTGGAGGCGGCCGACGTCGTGATCGGTCTGACCCGTTCCGGGGGGGCGCCCACCTACCACCACGCCGTCAAGAAGCTCTACAAGGCCAAGACCTTGCGCGGCATGTCCATGGTGATGCGTACGCTGGAGAACTACACCTCCGGCGGGGCTCTGGCGGACTATGATGCCCTGAAGGCGGAAGGGGAGGAGCTGGCCGCGCTCTGGCGCTCTGGCTCCCGCATCCGGGTGACCACGCCGGCCGGTACCGATCTGACGGCGATCATCGCGGGTGAGGACGTGATCGTTGAGTGCGGGTTCGCCACCGAGCCCGGTCTGGAGGCCGCGTTCTCCGATGGGGAGGTGTCGCAGATGCCCACCGAGGGCACGGCGCAGGGCACCATCGTGGTGGACGGTCCGGTCGCGCACCTCGGTGGCGGAGAGCCCATCCGCCTGCGCATCGAGGAGGGCCGGGTGGCCGCCGTGGAATCCGAAGGGCCGCGCTCGGACGCGCTGCGTGACATCATCCGCCGCGTTCCCCGGGCCGACAACATCGCCGAGATCGGAATCGGTCTGAACGGCGCCTGCCGGCGCAACGGCGACTTCGAGGAGGAGAAGAAGGCCAGGGGGCTGGTGCATATCGCCATCGGGGACAACGTCTTCTATGGCGGCACCGTGCACTGCTCGGTGCACATGGACATGGTGCAGTACGCGCCCACCATCCGCATCGACGAGCATGTGGTGGTCGATGCGGGCGAGGTGGTATTCGACCGCCGTTGA